The following DNA comes from Gaiellales bacterium.
CACGGCATGGGCGACCGACCTGGATCATCAGATCGACACGAGCAAGGCCGTGGTGCAGCGGATCTGCGTGCGCGACCCGGGCGACGCCACGCCCTGCGTGTAGCGCGGGTCTGACCCCTTGGGGGTCTGACGGGGCCGGCCGGCACCCCACGCCCCGCCTGCCCACTCGCCCGCATCACCACACACACCGCTGGGTACTACCCTGGCCCCGGCCGCTCGGCCGGAGTCGTTACTACCGAGGTCTGGACATGATCCCGTTCATCCTTGCGCTGATCGCAGGCGCCTCCCGCACTCGCCGATGCGCCTGCTGCTGATCGGCGTGGCGGTGGCGATCATCGTGTTCGCGCTGACGAGCGGGCACGTGATCTTCCTGCCGCTGATCTTCGCGCTGCCGTTCGTCTGGCGGGGATCGAGCCGCCGTTCGTAGCGGTACGAGGCCCTGGTGAAAAAAAAGTGCCAGGCACCTTTTTCTCACCCGAGCGTCCGCCGGCGGCCGGCCCTTACGTCTTCACCGGCCGCCAGACCAGCACGTCCTGCTGCTCGGCGACGTGCAGCAGTGGCTCCCCCTCGAGCGGCTCCAGCAGCTCCGGCGCCAGGCCCTCCACCTCCACATGCCCCGCCGCCGGCGCGATCGACCACGGGCGGTGGTGGATGTCCGTCCGAAGCAGTCCGCCCTGCGGCGACTGCGCGTACAGGCAGTACCGCTCGACCAGCCAGGCCTCGAGCGAGCCGGGCTCAGGGCGTGCTGCCGGGCGCCGGCCGGCATACCGCGCCCGCATCCCGGCCGCTCCGCGCCGCCCGGTATCGCACAGCCGGATCGCGTAGCGGGTCTCGTCGCCCTCGCACCGCATGGTGCCCTCCGCGCGGCGGTAGGGCAGCCGGTAGCCGAGCCGGGCCAGCGCCACCGCCCCGCGCGAGGTTGCGAGCAGCCGGAAGAAGTAGATGCCCGGCTTGCCGTCCCGCACGACGTACGTGCGCACGTTGGTCTCGAGGAACATCGAGATCCCGGGCACCGGCGGCGTCCACCGGGCCCGCAGCCCGCGCAGCCGAAACGGCGTGATCCCGAGCCACGCGCGGCCGTCGCGCACGTCCACCTCGAGCCCGGGCGGCACCAGCGTGCGCATCGCCTCCGGCCCGACGCTCCAGTGCGCGAAGAGCAGCCGCTCCCAGCTCTGGCCCATAATCCACGGCTCGTCCGGCAGCGGATATGGCCGGTGCGCCGTCTCGCGCAACGCCGCCCGCTGGCGCGCGGCGTCGGTGGGGTGGGAGACCGGTGGCAGCCACCGCCGTCCCACCCCGTCCGCTCCTCAGGCGATCTGCTCGTCGGCCACGTCGAGATGCTCGCGGCTCGCCTGCTCCACGTGCTCCTCGACCCGGTGGGGCTCGAGCCGCGCCTGGATCGCGATCGCATACACGGCGATGCTGAACGCGGTCACCAGCGCCATGTCCCACCAGAACGGGATGTCCCCGCGGCCGTCGAACTGCCCGAAGTACGAGATCAGGCCCATGCCGCCGAGCCACGGCACCAGCCACATCGCCGCCTCCCAGTCGAGCGGCGCGCGCCGCTCGCTGCGGTTCGTCACCTGCGCGATCAACAGCAGTGCGAACCCGGCCGCGATCGCGACCAGCAGCTTCCAGGTCACCGTCCAGCCCGTCCAGTAGACGATCAGGTTGGCGACGACGAAGCCGAGCGGCGAGAGCACGCCCGCCATGGGCAGGCGGTAGGGCCGCTCCTGCTCGGGCAGCTGGCGGCGCAGCGCGCCCAGCGCGAGCGGCGCGACGCCGTAGCCGACCACGGTCGCCTCGCTGATGAACCCGACCAGCTGCTGCCAGCCGGGGAACGGCAGGAACACGATCATGCCGACGATGAACGAGAACACGATGCTCCACACGGGCACGTCGCGCATGCCGATCTTGCCGAGGATGCCGGGCACGTAGCCGTTGCGCGCGAGCGCGTAGGACACGCGCGAGCTGGACGCCGTGTAGATCAGCCCGGTGCCACCGGGCGAGATGATCGCGTCGGTGTAGAGCAGGGTCGCGAGCCAGCCCAGCCCGATCGCCGTCGCCAGGCCGGCGAACGGCCCGAACAGCACGTCACCCGAGCCGAGGCTGGCCCAGCCGTGCGTGAGGTCGGACGGGCGCAGCGCGCCCAGGAACGACAGCTGCAGCACCAGGTAGAGCACGACGCCGATCAGCATCGCGCCGATCACCGCGATCGGCACGTTGCGGCCCGGGTTGGAGCTCTCGCCCGCCATCTGCACGGCCTGCTCGAACCCGAGCAGCGCGAAGATCACGCCGCCCACGGCGATCGCCGACAGCACGCCCTTGGCGCCGAACGGCGCGAACCCGCCGGCCGCGCTGAGGTTGCCGCCGTGGAAGTGGAACAGCAGCACGATCGCCGTCAGCACTGGGATTGCGATCTTCCAGATCATCACCACGTTGTTGGTGTGGCTGAGCCAGCGCACGCCGATCAGGTTGATCACGGTGAACGCGAGCATCAGCACCGCCGCCACCGCGTAGCCGAGGGCGGTCAGCACGACCGAGCCGTTCGCGGCGGTGTAGGTGAGGTTGCCGATGTTGCCGCTGTTGATGTAGTTGCTCGAGTACTGGAGCAGCGCCTCGACCTCGATCGGCGCGACCGTGACCGACCCGATCCACATCACCCACCCGGCCGTGAAGCCGGCGAGCCCGCCGAACGCATAGTGCGGGAACCGGGCCGTGCCACCCGCCACGGGGAACATCGCCCCGAGTTCGGCGTGGATCAGCGCGAGCAGCATCACGCCGCCGCCGGCCAGCACCCACGAGATCAGCGCCGCGGGCCCGGCCGCCTGCGCTGCGTAGAGCGCTCCGAACAGCCACCCCGAGCCGATGATGGCGCCGAGCGACGAGAACATCAGCCCGACCATGCCGATGTCGCGGCGCAACCGGCCGGTGCGCGCGGCTCCGGCGCCGACTCCGACCTGTCCAACGGCTTCCTGTGCCATCTTCCGGCCCTCCTGTGCTGCGGTGTTCCCGGGCGTGCCGGCTAGGACCCCGGTTTCCCCGTCCCGCGTGCGGGAAAACGGTCTTGCGCGCCCGGCCGGCCGGGACTAGAGTCATGTGTTCGCAGACGGCTCGAGCAGCGAGGCCACGAGCAGGGGGCACACCATGACCGTTACGGTGAGGGCGCCGTCGATCGTGGGCGATCGACGGAAGAACACCACCGTCTGGGCCGCGTACAACAGGCGCCGCTGGCGGTTCGAGAAGGACGTCGTCGACCTGGACGAGCGCGCGCCGTTCGTCTGTGAGTGCGGGTCGGCGTCGTGCACGGCGGCGGTGACGCTGACGATGATGGAGTACGAGTCCGCGCACATGTGCCCGAGCTGGCGGGCCGTGCTGCCGGAGCACGTGATGCCGGACGACGCGTCCGAGGTGATCCTCCGGCATGACCACTTCTGGGTGGTCGAGCAGGGCCGCCTCTAGGGTCTGCCTTCAGGCAGACCCCGGTTCTCCTCCCGCGCCGCCTACCAGTCCCGCTCGAGCAACCGAGCGTGCTGCTGCTCGAGCGTCAGCTGATCCCATGCCGGCTCGCGCCGCGCCTCGACGCGCACGCGTCCCAGGCGCGCCATCAGCCGCCGCCGGTGCCGGTCGTACCCCACACCCGGCGCAATTCGCACGCCGTCGCCGTACAGCAATGCCAACTCCGTGCCGCCCGCTCGGAACGACCGCTCTTTGATCGCCATCGTCGTCTCCCCATGTCCGGTGTCTCTCCGGTCGCGGGGACTGTACTCGTTCTCGCGGCGGATGTCACGTTCTCGGGCGTTGATCCGAGCGCTTCGCCGGGTATGCACAGCCCGTGCAGCTTCGGCCGCTGATCGTCGTTCCCCTGCTCGTCGCAACGGCATGCGGCGGCAGCGGCGCGTCGTCGAGCGGCGGCGCCACGGCACCGCGCATCCCGAACGCCGTCGCGGCCGCCCTCGCGTCGCGAGCCGACGGGGTGGCCGCCGCGCTCGACGCCGGCAACGGCTGCGCCGCGAAGGCCAAGGCCGCCCGGCTGCAGGTGGCCGCGACCCGCGCGATCGATGCCGACCGCATCCCCGCAGCGCTGCAGCCGCAGCTCCAAACGGCGGTGACCGCCCTGGCGTCGCGCATCAGCTGCACGCCGCCCGCCCCGGCACCAAAGCCGAAGCCGGCTCCCAGGCACCAGCACGCCCCGAAGCCGCCGCACCACGAGCACGGCCACGAGAAGCACGGCAAGCACGGCGGCCACGGCGAGGGTGGGGGAGGCGAAGGGTGAGCACCGTGGGCACCGACCTTGGGCGCTACCGGCTGGGGGAGGCGCTTGGCAGCGGCGGCATGGCGAGCGTCTATCTGGCCGACGACGGCGAGCTCGGCCGGCAGGTGGCGGTGAAGCTGCTCGCCGACAACCTGGCCGTCGACGAGAGCTTCCGCGCCCGCTTCCTGCGCGAGGCGCAGATGGCGGCCCGGCTCAGCCACCCGAACATCGTCCACGTCTACGACCTGGGCCGCGACCCGTCGGGGCGCCCGTTCATCGTCATGGAGTACATCGACGGCTGCTCGCTCGCCGAGCTGCTGGCGCGCCAGGGGCCGCTGGCGCTCGAACGCGTGCTCGAGATCGGCCGCGACACCTGCGCCGGGCTGGCCTACGCGCACGCCCAGGGCCTCGTGCACCGCGACCTGAAGCCCCATAACCTGCTGCTCGGCCGCGACGGCCGGGTGAAGATCGCCGACTTCGGCATCGCGCGGTCGCTGGACGGCGGCGACATCACGCTCGCGGGCAGCGTGCTGGGCACGATCGGCTACGTGGCGCCCGAGCAGGCGCGCGGCGAGACGGTCACCTCCGCCGCCGACATGTACGGCCTGGGCGTGACGCTGCACCAGCTGGCGGCGGGCCGCATGCCCACGCCGGGCGCGCCCGTCGACCTTGTGGAGCCGCTGCGCACGGCCGTGGCCCGCTGCATCGACGAGCAGCCTGCGAGCCGGCCGACCGCGGGCGAGGTGGAGCGGATGCTCGCGACGCCCGCGCTGGCGACGGGCGTCACCACGGTGCTGCGCAGCGGGTCGACGGCGCCGACGCGGCCGCTGCCGCGGACGACCTACACGGCTCGGCACCCGCTCGTCGCCGGCGGCCCGCGGCCGGCGCCGCTGACCCGAAGCGCGCGCCACCGGCTGATCGCGGCGCTGCTTGCGCTCGTGATCGTCGCGCTCGTCGTGATCCTGGCGGGCGCGGGCGGCAGCGGGGACGGCACGCCCGCGCAGGCGACCAAGCGGCACCACCGCGCGCACCCGGCGCGGACGATCCCGCGCGGGTCGACGGCCTCGGCCGAGGCGCGCGCGATCGCCCGCTACCTGCGAAACCACGCCGGGTGAGGGCGGCGCGGTACGCTCAGCGACCCCCGAGAGGAGCGCGCGATGAGCAGCGAACAGCCGGCACCCGAGTCGAAGGGTGTCACGACGGAGGTGCTGGGCACGGTCGACCTGGGCCGCGAGATGGAGGGCATGGAAGGGCGCCAGCTTCGGATGCGGATGGTGACGATCGAGCCGGGAGGCGTCTTCGGTCCGTTGCACGACCACAAGGACCGGCCGGGACTCGTCTACATCCTGCAGGGGACGATCACCGACCATCGCGACGGCGTGGCCACGGACTACGGGCCGGGAGCCGGCTGGCCCGAGGATCGGGACACCCTGCACTGGCTCGAGAACAGGGGAACGGTGCCGGCGGTGGAGATCTCGGTCGACATCGTCAGATAGCAGGGGTCTCGGGTCTGACCCGCAGGGTCTGACCCGGCCGGCCCACCACCGACCGCTCGACGGGCGGGACGCGCGTCAGCGAGGCGGCAGGATCCGCCCCTGCTTGCCGCGACAGACGGGGCAGGGCCGCACGCCCGGGCGGCGCCGAAGCCAGCGCCACCCCTTGTGCACCTCGCCGGCACCGCCACAGCGGGTGCATGTCATCGTCTTGGCAGCGGTGGCGGGCACGCACCAGATATCGGCGCGGCCGCGGGGGAGGTTGAGAACTGGCGGCGCCGTGCCGGCCTGGGCTGACCAGCCGGCGATCTCCCTGTCCCGAGCAATCGACGGTTGCCCTTCCACCCGGCTGGGAAAGCGGGTTGGGTGGGCAGCTCCGAGCAAACACGCTGTTTGCGGCAGCGCGTCCCCGCCGTTCCAGCATCCGTGCGCGAGATCCGCGTCCTCGCGCTGGATTTCGCGCGGACCCGCTGCGGGGCTGACGAGCCGCTGCTGTCCGAAATCGCGCTGTGCGTCTCCGAGGCCGTGGGAAACGCCGTGGTGCACGCCTACGCGGAGCCGGGGGGCGAGATCAGCGTGGTGATCGAGGCCGTTCACGGGGGCCTGGTGGTGGAGGTCTGCGACGAGGGCGCCGGCACGAGCCTGCCGTCCGCCACGCCCGGGCTCGGACTCGGCATGAAGATCGTGTCCAAGCTCAGCGACGCCACGTTCCAGCCGACCTCGGATGCGACCGGGCTGCGCGTGACGATGCGGTTTCCCTGCGGCGTTGAGTAGCTGAGCCGGCGGCCGCTTGGGGGTCGGCCGCCGGCTCGATCCCGGCTATCTCACGTGCCGGATCTCTCCCAGCAGGCCGTGCGACTCGTCGTCGATGCCTGCGCTGAAGAGCAGGTCGTGCGGGGTGCCGGTGACGCCGTTACCGACCAGCAGGCCCCAGAGGCCGTCGATAGCCAGCACGCGGCCGTTCGGCCGGCGCAGGACGCCCTGCCACATGCCGGTCTGCATGTCATAGGCGTTGATCCGCCCGTTGCCGAAGTTGCCGACCAGCAGGTCGCCGCCGAAGCGGCCGAAGCCCATCGGCGCCCGGACGAGACCCCACGGCGCGTTCAGCGCGCCGTGGCTGATCAGGTGCTTGACCAGCCGGCCGTTCTGCGTGAACACGGCCACGAAGCCGAGGCCGGCGCCGTGCTGCTCGTCCTCGCTGCCCGCCTGCGTCTTGGCGTAGCTGACGACGATCCGGTTGCCGATCGCCTGGATCCCGAACGGGTGGTAGCTCATCGGCACCATCGGGTCGCGGAAGGCGCCCGGGGTGGACAGCATGTGGAAGTGGCTGTCGACCACGTCGACGCTGCCACCGGCGAAGTCGGTCGCATAGACGGCCGGGTGGTGGTGGAAGAAACCGATCGCAAGCCCCTTGAACACGGCTCCCGGAACGACCAACTTCTGCCGGAAGGCCAGGTCTCCCGGCGTCCAGGCCGAGACGACGCCAGCCTCGGAGTCGACGATGAACCGGGCGGGTGCCCGCATGCCGCCGGCGACGCGCAGCTTGAACCCGTTCGACCCGTTGAACACCTGGCCGGTGGGGGCTCCGTGCGGCACGGCGAACGACGTCAGCTCGCTGATCGGCGTGCTCGGCGTGCCGCCCGCGTAGAGCGAGGCCATGTCGGTGCCGTTGTCCGACACCCAGAGCGGCGTCGTCGGCCCGAACGCCAGCCCCCACGGGTTGACGAGGTTGGAATCCGTGATGTGCGCCTTGCCCGGGATGTCCGAGACGAGGTTGATCTGACGGAAGCCGTGGTGCGTGGTGCCGGCCGCGGCGGTGCCCGCCGAGCCGAGCGCCGTGGCAGCGACCACGGCCAGCCCCACCACGGCCGCGAGCCGACTCCTGTACCGATGTCTGAGCATGGTGACCCCCTACCGTCGGCGCGCGAAGTGAGCGCGCGGTTGATGGTGGGGCGGTACGGCGGAGGTCGGCTAGCGGTTTGGCGGTTGGTGAGGCGGGTTACGTGAACTACGGTCTTCGCGGACAACCACCAAAGTGTACGAGGCTCATCCCGGAGGGCCAGACCCGAAGTGGACTCTGGGGCTCGTCGCAGTCCGGCCGGGTCAGGCCCGGAGCGCCGAACCCCAGGTCTCTACAGCCGCCCGTGCACGATGTCCCGTACGCCGGCTATTTCGAGCATGCGCTCGACCCAATCGCTGGTCTCGAGCGTGAAGGGCAGGCCCAGGGCCTCGCACTGAGTAGCGCCCATGATCACGCGCTGAAGGCCGGTCGAGTCCAGGAACGACACCTCGGTCATGTCCACCACCAGCTCCGCTGCGTCGGACGACATGGCGTCGCCGAGCACTTGCGTCAGCGTGTCGGCGGTGGCCTGGTCGACCTCGCCGCTGCAGCGGACGATCGCGCGGAAACCATCGCGTTCGCAGTCGATCTGAAATGGGGCGGGCATCCGGCGATCGTAATTCCACATTCTGGCAGGCCGCGAAACCGGAGCTACCCCGGCTGCCACGGGCAGGCTGTTCACTGAGCGCCGCCGCGTACACACCCGCGCTGCGCGCAGTCCACCGCAGCGCACCGCTCCGGGCGTCGGGGGAACCCCTGCAGTAGAGTCGGCCGGTGCCACCGACTCCGCGCGCCTTCACCCCTCGCGATCTGCGGCTCGAGCGGCAGATCACCGACTTCGACCTGTCGCCCGACGGCGAGACCATCGTCTACGCGCGGCGCGACACGGAGCAGGCCCGCTACGTCTCGAACCTGTGGCGTGTGCCCGTGCGCGGCGGACGGCCGGAGCGGCTGACATCCGCCTCGGCGGTGGACGCCGGGCCGCGGGTATCGCCCGACGGCGCGTCGCTGCTGTTCGTGTCCACGCGCGCCGACGACACTCCGCGGTGCTTCGTGCTGCCGCTGTCGGGCGGGGAGCCGCGCATCCTGCCCGCGCCGGAGGGGCCGGTCGGCGGCGCCCAGTGGTCGCCGGATGGCCGGTCGGTGCTGTTCCAGGCCGGCGCGGGCGTGCAGCGCTTCATCGTCGGCTCGCCCGACGACCCGACCGCCCGCCGCATCGACGTGCGGCTCTGGCGGATGGACGGCATGGGCGTGCGTGACCAGCGGATGGCCGCGTGGACGGTCGATGCCGGCGGCCGCGGCCGGCCGCGCCGGGTGACGCCCGCCGACCTCGACGCCGGCGCGCCCCGCTGGGCGGGGGCGCGGCGGATCGGCTTCCTGGCCGACCGCCGCGACGACCCCGGCGACGAGCGATCACGCGTCTACGCCGTCTCGGCGGGCGGCGGCGCCGTGCGCGAGGTGGCCGCGCTGCCCGGCACGGTCTGGGCGGCGGAGTGGTCGCCGCGTGGGCGGCTGGCGATGGTGGGTGTCGAGCACGAGGACAACCTGCCGTGGCGCGACCCGGTGCTGGTCGTCCGCGACGGCTCCGAGCTCGTCCGGCTGGGAGGCAGGCTCGACCGGCCGGTCGCCCTCATGTCCTACGGCGACCTGATCCCCGGAGAGGTCGGGCCGCACCTGTGCTGGGAGGACGAGGAGCACCTGATCGCGGTGGTCACCGACGGTGGCCGCGCGCACGCCGTGCGGTTCGGGCTGGACGGCAGCGAGGAGTGGCTGACCGAGGGCGACGTGGTCGTGTCGGACGTGCGCTGCGCCGGCGGCCGGGTGGTAGCGCTGGCCAACGTCGACGGCGGGCCGGCCGACCTGTTCGAGCTGGAGGGCGGCCGCGCCCGGCGCATCACTCGCGACGGGTCGCGGTGGTTCGGGCCGTTCCGGCGCGAGGTGGAGCAGGTGGGGGCATTCGGCGACGGCGCCGGGGCGATCGACGCCTGGATGCTCCGCGGCGGGCGCGGCAGGCGCCCGGTCGTGCTGCAGATCCACGGCGGCCCGCACGCCTCGCACGCGCCGCTGCCCTGGCTGGAGATGACCGCCCTGGCGTCGGCGGGCATCAGCGTCGTCTGGGCCAACCCGGCCGGCTCTCTGTCCTACGGCGCCCGTCATGCGTCGTCGCTGTACGGGCGGTGGGGTGAGCCGGACTCGCGCCAGCTGCTTGCGCTGCTCGACCGCCTCGCCGGCCGCGGCCTGATCGACGCCGGCCGGGTGGGAGCGCTCGGCCTCTCCTACGGCGGCTTCGAGACGCTGTGGCTGGCGGGCCGCCACCCGCGGCGGTTCGCGGCGGCGGTCGCCGAGAACCCGGTGTCGAGCTACCTGGTCGAGGCGGCCACCTGGGACTACGGCGGCTACGACTTCGCCGGCATCGGCACGCTGCCCGACGACGCGCAGGCGTTCTGGGAGCGCTCGCCGGCGTCCCGCATCACCCGCTTCCGCGGCCCGCTGCTGCTCCTGCAATGCGAGGACGACATGCGCTGCCCGCCGGCCAACAGCGAGCTGGTCTACGTCATGCGAAAGACGCAGGGGCTGCCGGTCGAGATGATCCGCTATCCCGGCGAGAGCCACGTCATGCTCGCCATCGGGCGGCCCGACCGCCGGCGCGACCGGCTCGAGCGGATCGTCGACTGGTTCTCGCGGTCGCTGTAGCGGCGCTCAGAGCAGGATCGACAGGCGCACGGTGGTGCCGCAGCCGGGCGTGCTGTCCACCCACACGCGCCCGCCGGCGCTGCGCACCCGCTCGCTGACCGACGCCAGCCCCGCGTGCCGCGAGGCCTCGGGCCGCTGCATCACGGACTCGGTCTCGAACCCGACGCCGTCGTCGCTGACGGTGCCCGAGAGCCGGCCGCCGTCCTCCCGCAGCGTCACCCGCACCGTGTGCGCGCCGCTGTGGCGCACCGCGTTCATCAGCGC
Coding sequences within:
- a CDS encoding prolyl oligopeptidase family serine peptidase translates to MPPTPRAFTPRDLRLERQITDFDLSPDGETIVYARRDTEQARYVSNLWRVPVRGGRPERLTSASAVDAGPRVSPDGASLLFVSTRADDTPRCFVLPLSGGEPRILPAPEGPVGGAQWSPDGRSVLFQAGAGVQRFIVGSPDDPTARRIDVRLWRMDGMGVRDQRMAAWTVDAGGRGRPRRVTPADLDAGAPRWAGARRIGFLADRRDDPGDERSRVYAVSAGGGAVREVAALPGTVWAAEWSPRGRLAMVGVEHEDNLPWRDPVLVVRDGSELVRLGGRLDRPVALMSYGDLIPGEVGPHLCWEDEEHLIAVVTDGGRAHAVRFGLDGSEEWLTEGDVVVSDVRCAGGRVVALANVDGGPADLFELEGGRARRITRDGSRWFGPFRREVEQVGAFGDGAGAIDAWMLRGGRGRRPVVLQIHGGPHASHAPLPWLEMTALASAGISVVWANPAGSLSYGARHASSLYGRWGEPDSRQLLALLDRLAGRGLIDAGRVGALGLSYGGFETLWLAGRHPRRFAAAVAENPVSSYLVEAATWDYGGYDFAGIGTLPDDAQAFWERSPASRITRFRGPLLLLQCEDDMRCPPANSELVYVMRKTQGLPVEMIRYPGESHVMLAIGRPDRRRDRLERIVDWFSRSL
- a CDS encoding STAS domain-containing protein; its protein translation is MPAPFQIDCERDGFRAIVRCSGEVDQATADTLTQVLGDAMSSDAAELVVDMTEVSFLDSTGLQRVIMGATQCEALGLPFTLETSDWVERMLEIAGVRDIVHGRL
- a CDS encoding ATP-binding protein, producing MGSSEQTRCLRQRVPAVPASVREIRVLALDFARTRCGADEPLLSEIALCVSEAVGNAVVHAYAEPGGEISVVIEAVHGGLVVEVCDEGAGTSLPSATPGLGLGMKIVSKLSDATFQPTSDATGLRVTMRFPCGVE
- a CDS encoding TIGR03118 family protein, with amino-acid sequence MLRHRYRSRLAAVVGLAVVAATALGSAGTAAAGTTHHGFRQINLVSDIPGKAHITDSNLVNPWGLAFGPTTPLWVSDNGTDMASLYAGGTPSTPISELTSFAVPHGAPTGQVFNGSNGFKLRVAGGMRAPARFIVDSEAGVVSAWTPGDLAFRQKLVVPGAVFKGLAIGFFHHHPAVYATDFAGGSVDVVDSHFHMLSTPGAFRDPMVPMSYHPFGIQAIGNRIVVSYAKTQAGSEDEQHGAGLGFVAVFTQNGRLVKHLISHGALNAPWGLVRAPMGFGRFGGDLLVGNFGNGRINAYDMQTGMWQGVLRRPNGRVLAIDGLWGLLVGNGVTGTPHDLLFSAGIDDESHGLLGEIRHVR
- a CDS encoding cupin domain-containing protein; the protein is MSSEQPAPESKGVTTEVLGTVDLGREMEGMEGRQLRMRMVTIEPGGVFGPLHDHKDRPGLVYILQGTITDHRDGVATDYGPGAGWPEDRDTLHWLENRGTVPAVEISVDIVR
- a CDS encoding serine/threonine-protein kinase encodes the protein MGTDLGRYRLGEALGSGGMASVYLADDGELGRQVAVKLLADNLAVDESFRARFLREAQMAARLSHPNIVHVYDLGRDPSGRPFIVMEYIDGCSLAELLARQGPLALERVLEIGRDTCAGLAYAHAQGLVHRDLKPHNLLLGRDGRVKIADFGIARSLDGGDITLAGSVLGTIGYVAPEQARGETVTSAADMYGLGVTLHQLAAGRMPTPGAPVDLVEPLRTAVARCIDEQPASRPTAGEVERMLATPALATGVTTVLRSGSTAPTRPLPRTTYTARHPLVAGGPRPAPLTRSARHRLIAALLALVIVALVVILAGAGGSGDGTPAQATKRHHRAHPARTIPRGSTASAEARAIARYLRNHAG
- a CDS encoding APC family permease, producing MAQEAVGQVGVGAGAARTGRLRRDIGMVGLMFSSLGAIIGSGWLFGALYAAQAAGPAALISWVLAGGGVMLLALIHAELGAMFPVAGGTARFPHYAFGGLAGFTAGWVMWIGSVTVAPIEVEALLQYSSNYINSGNIGNLTYTAANGSVVLTALGYAVAAVLMLAFTVINLIGVRWLSHTNNVVMIWKIAIPVLTAIVLLFHFHGGNLSAAGGFAPFGAKGVLSAIAVGGVIFALLGFEQAVQMAGESSNPGRNVPIAVIGAMLIGVVLYLVLQLSFLGALRPSDLTHGWASLGSGDVLFGPFAGLATAIGLGWLATLLYTDAIISPGGTGLIYTASSSRVSYALARNGYVPGILGKIGMRDVPVWSIVFSFIVGMIVFLPFPGWQQLVGFISEATVVGYGVAPLALGALRRQLPEQERPYRLPMAGVLSPLGFVVANLIVYWTGWTVTWKLLVAIAAGFALLLIAQVTNRSERRAPLDWEAAMWLVPWLGGMGLISYFGQFDGRGDIPFWWDMALVTAFSIAVYAIAIQARLEPHRVEEHVEQASREHLDVADEQIA
- a CDS encoding DUF2071 domain-containing protein, with amino-acid sequence MGRRWLPPVSHPTDAARQRAALRETAHRPYPLPDEPWIMGQSWERLLFAHWSVGPEAMRTLVPPGLEVDVRDGRAWLGITPFRLRGLRARWTPPVPGISMFLETNVRTYVVRDGKPGIYFFRLLATSRGAVALARLGYRLPYRRAEGTMRCEGDETRYAIRLCDTGRRGAAGMRARYAGRRPAARPEPGSLEAWLVERYCLYAQSPQGGLLRTDIHHRPWSIAPAAGHVEVEGLAPELLEPLEGEPLLHVAEQQDVLVWRPVKT